From the Hallerella porci genome, one window contains:
- a CDS encoding SDR family oxidoreductase translates to MTFQNKIAVVTGGAQGIGKAIANAFQREGATVEIIDIQKGDYFVGDISKKETLEQFAEYLIQKHGHVDYLVVP, encoded by the coding sequence ATGACCTTCCAAAATAAAATCGCAGTCGTAACCGGTGGCGCACAAGGAATTGGCAAAGCCATTGCAAACGCTTTTCAGCGAGAAGGCGCAACGGTTGAAATCATTGATATTCAAAAAGGCGATTACTTTGTCGGCGATATTTCGAAAAAAGAAACGCTTGAACAATTTGCCGAATATCTAATTCAAAAACACGGGCATGTCGATTATTTAGTCGTCCCTTAA
- a CDS encoding NAD(P)H-dependent oxidoreductase, translating into MILYINACVRKNSRTNELALDLLKKLGGEFTERKLDALNLKPHSCESLIYEGEQIAQGNLNDKCFEYAREFAAADTIVIAAPFWDFSFPALLKTYIENIYTIGIVCKYGAQGVMGLCKAKKLYYVVTSGGNFDPRFSFDYIKELCTTQFGIPNVELIKAENLDIDGADVQKILDEAKGKIII; encoded by the coding sequence ATGATTTTATATATCAATGCTTGCGTGCGAAAAAATTCAAGAACCAATGAACTCGCTTTGGATTTGCTAAAAAAATTGGGCGGTGAATTTACAGAACGAAAACTCGATGCGTTAAATTTGAAACCGCATTCGTGCGAATCGCTCATTTACGAAGGCGAACAAATTGCCCAAGGAAATTTAAATGATAAATGCTTTGAATATGCGCGCGAATTTGCCGCCGCCGATACGATTGTAATCGCCGCTCCGTTTTGGGATTTTTCGTTCCCTGCGCTTTTGAAAACCTACATCGAAAATATTTATACGATTGGAATCGTTTGTAAATATGGAGCGCAAGGCGTGATGGGTTTATGCAAAGCGAAAAAACTTTATTACGTCGTCACTTCGGGCGGGAATTTTGATCCGCGATTTAGTTTTGATTACATTAAAGAACTTTGCACGACGCAATTTGGCATTCCAAACGTTGAACTTATCAAAGCCGAAAATTTAGACATCGACGGCGCCGATGTTCAAAAAATTCTTGATGAAGCAAAAGGGAAAATTATTATCTAA
- a CDS encoding GNAT family N-acetyltransferase — MKLETARLILRPFVLTDASDVLEYLKEPAVNCFQSMKLNSLEDAQKEMQKRTSETEYYFAIVLKDSGKVIGEIDAYPESGEPHTDSPKDTFSPCWMLNQAYQGKGFAFEAAHAFFDYLFSQKGARRIYAYTEDYNTASQNLCKKLGMRFEGLFKEFVSFVKNADGSPRYENTMQWAILKSEWETLRK, encoded by the coding sequence ATGAAACTTGAAACTGCACGATTGATTTTACGCCCGTTTGTATTGACCGATGCAAGCGATGTTTTGGAATATTTAAAAGAGCCCGCGGTAAATTGCTTTCAAAGTATGAAGTTAAATTCGCTCGAAGATGCGCAAAAAGAAATGCAAAAGCGCACGAGCGAAACGGAATATTATTTTGCAATTGTGTTAAAAGACTCGGGCAAAGTCATTGGCGAAATTGACGCGTATCCCGAATCAGGTGAACCGCATACAGATTCCCCCAAAGATACATTCAGTCCGTGCTGGATGTTAAATCAAGCGTATCAAGGGAAAGGCTTTGCGTTTGAAGCGGCTCACGCATTTTTCGATTATCTTTTTTCACAAAAAGGGGCGCGTCGCATTTACGCTTACACCGAAGATTACAACACCGCAAGTCAAAATCTTTGCAAAAAATTGGGTATGCGCTTTGAAGGATTGTTCAAAGAATTTGTAAGCTTTGTCAAAAATGCCGACGGATCTCCACGCTACGAAAACACGATGCAGTGGGCAATTCTCAAAAGCGAATGGGAAACTTTGCGCAAATAA
- the budA gene encoding acetolactate decarboxylase, translating into MFPLFQISFLSRLLDGDYDGLISVKQLKEKGDFGVGTFDAIDGEMIVLDGIVYKAKGNGTVEIADDKETVPFANVTFFENSKSYAISKIENYESLIQKLNEIISPKMNRFYVIKLSGAFSKIKVRSEYKQVKPFKPLAVVMKTDETIFDYENLDGDLVGLFCPNFMSSLNSTGWHFHFISNDKQKGGHIIELKMENAKFEFHEIDELELKN; encoded by the coding sequence ATGTTCCCTCTTTTTCAAATTTCTTTTTTGAGCCGCCTGCTAGATGGCGATTACGATGGACTTATAAGCGTAAAGCAACTAAAGGAAAAAGGCGACTTTGGCGTTGGCACGTTTGATGCCATCGATGGCGAAATGATTGTGCTTGACGGCATCGTTTATAAAGCAAAAGGAAATGGCACTGTTGAAATTGCAGACGATAAGGAAACAGTCCCATTTGCCAATGTGACTTTTTTTGAAAATTCTAAATCGTATGCAATTTCAAAAATTGAAAATTACGAATCGCTCATTCAAAAATTAAATGAAATCATCTCGCCCAAGATGAATCGATTTTATGTGATTAAATTAAGCGGAGCATTTTCAAAAATAAAAGTACGCAGCGAATACAAACAAGTGAAACCTTTTAAGCCTTTAGCCGTTGTGATGAAAACGGATGAAACAATTTTTGATTATGAAAATTTAGACGGCGATTTAGTCGGACTTTTTTGCCCGAATTTTATGAGCTCATTAAATTCAACCGGTTGGCATTTTCATTTTATTTCAAACGATAAACAAAAAGGCGGACATATCATCGAACTTAAAATGGAAAACGCAAAATTTGAATTCCATGAAATCGATGAATTGGAACTGAAAAATTAA
- a CDS encoding GNAT family protein yields the protein MNLSDFSFSTLGEYSCDLQSFDCGREDINEFFRNDALQYQDELFGKTYLFSPRDNLNQIAAAFTVANASIFTRLLPNSRQKKVGYEVHHSKNQINYPAVLLGRLGVDRRFSGHNLGLQIIEFVAQWFAGDENKSGCRHLIVDAYNENWLLEFYKKCGLNPIFSSEEQERKYRQIEDSKILQTRLLYRDLILLKRTSKHNVK from the coding sequence ATGAATCTTTCTGATTTTTCGTTTTCAACTTTAGGGGAATATTCTTGTGATTTACAATCGTTTGATTGTGGACGTGAAGATATTAATGAATTTTTTAGAAATGACGCTTTACAATATCAAGATGAACTCTTTGGAAAAACATATTTATTTAGTCCGCGTGATAATTTGAATCAAATTGCAGCGGCTTTTACTGTTGCAAATGCTAGCATATTTACCCGATTATTGCCAAATTCAAGACAAAAAAAGGTAGGCTATGAAGTTCATCATTCAAAAAATCAAATCAATTACCCGGCGGTTTTGTTAGGACGTTTAGGAGTTGATCGACGTTTTTCAGGACACAATCTTGGACTTCAAATTATTGAATTTGTTGCACAGTGGTTTGCTGGCGATGAAAATAAATCGGGATGTAGGCATTTAATTGTAGACGCATATAATGAAAATTGGCTGTTAGAATTTTATAAAAAATGTGGATTAAATCCAATTTTTAGCAGCGAAGAGCAAGAACGAAAATATAGGCAAATTGAAGATTCGAAAATTTTACAAACACGCTTGCTTTATCGAGATTTAATTTTACTTAAGCGAACATCAAAACATAATGTGAAGTAA
- a CDS encoding TIGR04076 family protein, whose amino-acid sequence MEHRVKVTVLDKKLFPELQQQYCANPTSGKCPCYNVGDEFIFYRNDERDDYWHMGEGTLVKSGKADEGVLESPGTKHCGEKGVPFCSEAWDAISRYIYSALQGGAIMHGWMNDDKVMISCCNDGTRPVIFKIERIDVE is encoded by the coding sequence ATGGAACATCGTGTAAAAGTCACTGTCTTAGATAAAAAGTTATTCCCCGAATTGCAACAGCAATATTGCGCAAACCCCACCAGCGGAAAATGCCCGTGCTACAATGTGGGCGATGAATTCATTTTTTACAGAAACGATGAACGCGATGACTATTGGCACATGGGCGAAGGAACCCTTGTAAAATCAGGGAAAGCAGACGAAGGCGTTTTAGAGTCGCCGGGCACAAAACATTGTGGTGAAAAAGGTGTGCCTTTTTGTTCTGAAGCATGGGATGCGATTAGCCGCTATATTTACAGCGCGCTGCAAGGCGGTGCCATAATGCATGGCTGGATGAATGATGATAAAGTCATGATTTCTTGCTGCAATGACGGCACGCGCCCCGTGATTTTTAAAATTGAACGCATCGATGTGGAATAG
- a CDS encoding nitroreductase: MNEVLKEIKERRSIRKFKSDAIPQEILDQIIEAGLFAANGKGKQNTIMIQVSNKKLRDEISEMNRKIGGWNEGFDPFYGAPCMIIVLAKKDWYNRVYDGSLVMGNLMLAAHSLGIGSCWIHRAREEFETEWGKNFLKSLGIEDEYEGIGHCALGYIEGDTPKPLKRKENRVFYVK; the protein is encoded by the coding sequence ATGAACGAAGTTTTGAAAGAAATCAAAGAACGCAGAAGCATTCGAAAATTTAAATCGGATGCAATTCCGCAAGAAATTTTGGATCAAATTATTGAAGCAGGCCTTTTTGCTGCCAACGGAAAAGGCAAACAAAATACGATTATGATTCAAGTTTCGAATAAAAAACTCCGCGATGAAATTTCTGAAATGAATCGCAAAATTGGCGGCTGGAATGAAGGCTTTGATCCGTTTTATGGAGCGCCCTGTATGATCATCGTGCTTGCAAAAAAAGACTGGTATAACCGCGTTTACGACGGAAGTTTAGTCATGGGAAATTTGATGCTTGCGGCACATTCGCTTGGAATAGGGTCGTGCTGGATTCACCGCGCCCGTGAAGAATTTGAAACCGAATGGGGAAAAAATTTCTTAAAATCTTTGGGCATCGAAGACGAATACGAAGGCATTGGGCACTGCGCTTTGGGCTACATCGAAGGTGATACCCCCAAGCCATTAAAGCGAAAAGAAAACCGCGTATTTTATGTGAAATAA
- a CDS encoding DUF3990 domain-containing protein: MILYHGSYLKIETPKILRSNRALDFGDAFYTTSDLEQASKWAKISANRNGINQAVVSVFDFDDSKLQNLKFLYFENPNSNWLKLVSSYRSKKLIADELDLIIGPVANDRTFDVIQLYLAEIYNEDETIKRLLPFKLKDQYAFKTEAALKFLKFSKEILL, translated from the coding sequence ATGATTTTATACCATGGCAGTTATTTGAAAATTGAAACGCCTAAAATTTTACGAAGCAATCGCGCTTTGGATTTTGGCGATGCATTTTATACAACTTCTGATTTAGAACAAGCATCAAAATGGGCAAAAATTTCTGCTAATCGAAATGGAATAAATCAAGCAGTTGTTTCGGTATTTGATTTTGATGATTCAAAACTGCAAAATTTAAAATTTCTGTATTTTGAAAATCCTAATAGCAACTGGTTAAAACTTGTTAGTTCATATCGTTCCAAAAAATTGATCGCCGATGAATTGGATTTAATTATCGGACCTGTTGCAAACGATAGAACCTTTGATGTTATTCAACTTTATTTAGCAGAAATTTACAACGAAGACGAAACGATAAAAAGACTTCTGCCTTTTAAATTAAAAGATCAGTATGCTTTCAAAACAGAAGCCGCATTAAAATTTTTGAAATTTTCAAAAGAGATTTTATTATGA
- a CDS encoding DUF3791 domain-containing protein — MSKEMEYFIFLLEQYARYKSSTANKILEKWDALNITQKIFDSYWRYHTEAIENAFAEIDKWSEK; from the coding sequence ATGTCAAAAGAAATGGAATACTTTATTTTTTTGCTTGAGCAATACGCCAGATATAAAAGCTCAACCGCAAATAAAATCCTTGAAAAATGGGATGCATTAAATATTACGCAAAAAATTTTTGACAGTTATTGGCGTTATCATACCGAAGCAATCGAAAATGCTTTTGCTGAAATTGATAAGTGGAGCGAAAAATAA
- a CDS encoding expansin family protein, translated as MKFSCAFILLCLFLAACGSDSSNNATAEISSETSSAKNSSSSIVKAESSNSQSSSDNGVCTSCDNFTAADPVLTKNGGYGSITTYGSISAKETSFGGACNYGQTNIQYYAAIHVNVSPGDNLGPWQGGAICGACVRVKARTPEGFKEVTVRITDRCPDANCGVDLGGAPAYDIMGEKVGRYSGEWEFVSCENVKGVWGDSTSVFVKEGASAYWSIIQVRNPKDAVKEISIVKAGANDLPEALKFATEAENFWTVPKSVLQNDSDYLLQIQYRSGAPDTLKIKGSELALGNANYYI; from the coding sequence ATGAAATTTTCTTGTGCCTTTATTTTATTATGCCTTTTCCTTGCCGCTTGTGGAAGCGATTCTTCAAATAATGCCACGGCAGAAATTTCATCTGAAACTTCATCAGCGAAAAATTCTTCTAGCAGTATCGTAAAAGCAGAATCATCCAATTCGCAAAGTTCATCAGACAATGGCGTTTGTACTAGCTGCGATAATTTTACGGCCGCAGATCCTGTGCTTACAAAAAATGGCGGTTACGGTTCTATCACAACATACGGAAGCATCTCTGCAAAAGAAACAAGTTTCGGCGGCGCTTGTAATTACGGACAAACGAATATTCAATATTACGCTGCGATTCATGTGAATGTTTCGCCAGGCGATAATTTAGGACCTTGGCAAGGCGGCGCAATCTGCGGAGCTTGTGTCCGCGTAAAAGCACGAACTCCGGAAGGTTTCAAAGAAGTCACCGTGCGAATTACAGATCGCTGTCCCGATGCAAATTGCGGAGTCGATTTGGGCGGTGCTCCTGCCTACGACATCATGGGCGAAAAAGTTGGCAGATATTCTGGCGAATGGGAATTTGTAAGTTGCGAAAATGTCAAAGGCGTGTGGGGAGATTCCACAAGTGTCTTCGTCAAAGAAGGCGCAAGCGCTTACTGGAGCATTATACAAGTGCGAAATCCAAAAGATGCCGTGAAAGAAATTTCGATTGTAAAAGCAGGCGCAAACGATTTGCCCGAAGCATTAAAATTTGCGACCGAAGCCGAAAACTTTTGGACGGTTCCAAAGTCCGTTCTTCAAAATGATAGCGATTATCTTTTGCAAATTCAATATCGAAGCGGCGCGCCGGACACCTTGAAAATCAAAGGATCCGAGCTTGCTCTTGGTAATGCAAATTATTATATCTGA